The Nocardioides pantholopis genome window below encodes:
- the lipA gene encoding lipoyl synthase — translation MTQAPAPEGRKLLRLEVRNAETPIERKPEWIKTRAKMGPEYKELMGLVKSEGLHTVCQEAGCPNIFECWEDREATFLIGGDQCTRRCDFCQIDTGKPQPLDRDEPRRVAESVQKMELRYATITGVARDDLPDGGAWLYAETVRAIHELNPGTGVENLIPDFNGKPDLLTEVFESRPEVLAHNVETVPRIFKRIRPAFRYERSLDVITQAREFGLVTKSNLILGMGETREEVTQALKDLHAAGCELITITQYLRPSVRHHPVERWVKPEEFVELRDEADEIGFSGVLSGPLVRSSYRAGRLYRQAMDARQDVSA, via the coding sequence GTGACCCAGGCTCCCGCTCCCGAAGGCCGCAAGCTCCTCCGACTCGAGGTCCGCAACGCGGAGACGCCGATCGAGCGCAAGCCGGAGTGGATCAAGACCCGGGCCAAGATGGGCCCGGAGTACAAGGAGCTCATGGGGCTGGTGAAGTCCGAGGGACTCCACACCGTGTGCCAGGAAGCCGGCTGTCCCAACATCTTCGAGTGCTGGGAGGACCGCGAGGCCACCTTCCTCATCGGCGGCGACCAGTGCACGCGGCGCTGCGACTTCTGCCAGATCGACACCGGCAAGCCCCAGCCCCTCGACCGCGACGAGCCCCGCCGGGTCGCGGAGTCGGTGCAGAAGATGGAGCTGCGCTACGCCACCATCACCGGCGTCGCCCGCGACGACCTCCCCGACGGCGGCGCCTGGCTGTACGCCGAGACCGTCCGCGCCATCCACGAGCTCAACCCCGGCACCGGTGTCGAGAACCTGATCCCCGACTTCAACGGCAAGCCCGACCTGCTGACCGAGGTCTTCGAGTCCCGCCCCGAGGTCCTGGCCCACAACGTCGAGACAGTCCCGCGGATCTTCAAGCGGATCCGTCCGGCGTTCCGCTACGAGCGCTCCCTCGACGTCATCACCCAGGCCCGCGAGTTCGGCCTGGTCACGAAGTCCAACCTCATCCTCGGCATGGGCGAGACCCGCGAGGAGGTCACCCAGGCCCTCAAGGACCTGCACGCCGCCGGCTGCGAGCTGATCACGATCACCCAGTACCTGCGGCCCTCGGTGCGCCACCACCCCGTGGAGCGCTGGGTCAAGCCCGAGGAGTTCGTCGAGCTGCGCGACGAGGCCGACGAGATCGGCTTCTCCGGCGTGCTGTCCGGCCCCCTGGTCCGTTCGTCCTACCGCGCCGGACGGCTGTACCGTCAGGCCATGGACGCCCGTCAGGACGTCTCCGCCTGA
- a CDS encoding DUF4191 domain-containing protein, which translates to MAKQAKLDKKAAKAAQTPVDPAKMSRRRQLVETYRMTKKTDPRIGLWLLGAFLVFGVLGFVIFKVLPGSGVIEWILAVVGGLLFGTLAAMIIFGRRAQNAAYGQMEGQPGAAAAALRMLKRGWITEPAIAFNRQQDVVHRVVGPPGIVLIGEGNPTRVRQLLASERRKHERVARETPVFEVVCGRGEGEVPLPKLVRHVQKLGRNIKGAELTDVRNRLKAMDANRSAIPLPKGPVPTSMKGMRGNMRGR; encoded by the coding sequence ATGGCCAAGCAAGCCAAGCTCGACAAGAAGGCCGCCAAGGCGGCCCAGACCCCGGTGGACCCGGCGAAGATGTCGCGTCGTCGACAGCTCGTCGAGACCTACCGGATGACGAAGAAGACCGACCCGCGCATCGGGCTGTGGCTGCTCGGCGCGTTCCTGGTCTTCGGCGTCCTCGGCTTCGTGATCTTCAAGGTGCTGCCCGGGTCCGGCGTCATCGAGTGGATCCTCGCCGTGGTCGGCGGGCTGCTGTTCGGCACGCTCGCGGCGATGATCATCTTCGGGCGCCGCGCCCAGAACGCGGCGTACGGCCAGATGGAGGGCCAGCCGGGCGCCGCGGCCGCGGCGCTGCGGATGCTCAAGCGGGGCTGGATCACCGAGCCCGCGATCGCGTTCAACCGCCAGCAGGACGTCGTGCACCGAGTCGTCGGCCCGCCCGGCATCGTGCTGATCGGCGAGGGCAACCCGACCCGGGTCCGCCAGCTGCTGGCCTCCGAGCGCCGCAAGCACGAGCGGGTCGCCCGCGAGACGCCGGTCTTCGAGGTCGTGTGCGGCCGCGGCGAGGGCGAGGTCCCGCTGCCGAAGCTGGTGCGCCACGTCCAGAAGCTCGGCCGCAACATCAAGGGCGCCGAGCTCACCGACGTGCGGAACCGGCTCAAGGCCATGGACGCGAACCGCTCCGCCATCCCGCTGCCGAAGGGCCCGGTGCCGACCAGCATGAAGGGCATGCGCGGCAACATGCGGGGACGCTGA
- a CDS encoding TIGR01777 family oxidoreductase: MHVVIAGASGFLGTSLTEELVRRGHRVTALVRRAAAGPAESSWDPAAGRYDRDVVESADAVVNLAGSPTLGNPHSAAWARTLRESRVRSTDVLAGAVAQSARRPALLAGNGISWYGDHGAAELTEHSDSRGHALLTRVTREWQAATLPAVEAGARVCVLRTAPVQDQRSAPLRQLRTLFRAGLGGRLGSGRQHMAMISLRDWVGAVAHLVEDDSVSGPVNLCCSRTPTNAEFTEALARRLGRRAPFAVPAPLLRLAAGPMAPELLGSLNVRPAALEASGYVVRDPDVTAVLASALSS; encoded by the coding sequence ATGCACGTCGTCATCGCCGGCGCGTCCGGCTTCCTGGGCACCTCGCTGACCGAGGAGCTGGTGCGCCGCGGGCACCGGGTCACCGCCCTGGTCCGCCGCGCGGCCGCCGGCCCGGCCGAGTCCTCCTGGGACCCGGCGGCGGGGCGCTACGACCGGGACGTCGTGGAGTCCGCGGACGCCGTGGTGAACCTGGCCGGGTCGCCGACCCTCGGCAACCCGCACTCCGCGGCGTGGGCCCGCACCCTGCGGGAGAGCCGGGTGCGCAGCACCGACGTCCTGGCCGGGGCCGTGGCGCAGTCCGCTCGCCGACCGGCGCTCCTGGCCGGCAACGGCATCTCCTGGTACGGCGACCACGGCGCGGCCGAGCTCACCGAGCACTCCGACAGCCGGGGCCACGCCCTGCTGACCCGGGTCACCCGGGAGTGGCAGGCCGCCACCCTGCCGGCGGTCGAGGCCGGCGCCCGGGTCTGCGTGCTGCGCACCGCGCCGGTGCAGGACCAGCGCAGCGCCCCGCTCCGCCAGCTCCGGACCCTGTTCCGCGCCGGACTCGGCGGCCGGCTCGGCAGCGGTCGCCAGCACATGGCGATGATCTCGCTGCGCGACTGGGTGGGCGCGGTGGCGCACCTCGTCGAGGACGACTCCGTCTCCGGCCCGGTCAACCTGTGCTGCTCGCGGACCCCCACGAACGCCGAGTTCACCGAGGCCCTGGCCCGTCGGCTGGGCCGGCGGGCGCCGTTCGCGGTCCCGGCGCCGCTGCTCCGGCTCGCCGCCGGCCCGATGGCGCCGGAGCTCCTCGGCAGCCTCAACGTCCGGCCGGCCGCCCTCGAGGCGAGCGGGTACGTCGTGCGCGATCCCGACGTCACCGCGGTGCTGGCCAGCGCGCTGTCCAGCTGA
- a CDS encoding alpha/beta hydrolase family protein, translating to MSSEPSPEPSADQSSGVLTIRRSDGSAFQVTVRVAQPGAPAVLVVPAMGLGSRYYLRLLDALAEAGCTGAVTELRGHEEGGQPAGRPPRGRDFGYAELVDDLDLALAALAAHLPQAPLHLLGHSLGGQVAALLAARAPERLAGLVLVAAGTPYWRHWSPRMLVMTQTVGVISRVLGHFPGERFRFAGREARTQMVDWARLARTGRFLYGTPRRDHGAAMASTALPVLAVSLEGDSLAPRGSVDDLAGRFPPACVERVHLDPEAQGFPEADHLRWARQPGLVLPVLTGWLTRAGAPTPPATPPPPPAG from the coding sequence ATGTCGTCCGAGCCGTCCCCCGAGCCGTCCGCAGACCAGTCCTCCGGGGTCCTCACGATCCGCCGCTCCGACGGCAGCGCCTTCCAGGTCACGGTCCGGGTCGCTCAGCCGGGCGCCCCCGCGGTGCTCGTGGTGCCGGCGATGGGCCTGGGCTCGCGCTACTACCTGCGCCTGCTCGACGCGCTCGCCGAGGCCGGCTGCACCGGCGCGGTCACCGAGCTGCGCGGCCACGAGGAGGGTGGCCAGCCGGCCGGCCGCCCTCCTCGCGGTCGGGACTTCGGCTACGCGGAGCTCGTCGACGACCTCGACCTGGCCCTCGCGGCGCTGGCGGCGCACCTGCCGCAGGCGCCGCTGCACCTGCTCGGGCACAGCCTCGGCGGCCAGGTCGCGGCGCTGCTCGCCGCCCGGGCGCCCGAGCGGCTGGCGGGACTGGTCCTGGTCGCCGCCGGGACGCCGTACTGGCGGCACTGGTCGCCGCGGATGCTGGTGATGACCCAGACCGTCGGCGTGATCTCCCGGGTGCTCGGCCACTTCCCGGGCGAGCGGTTCCGCTTCGCCGGGCGGGAGGCCCGCACCCAGATGGTCGACTGGGCCCGGCTGGCCCGCACCGGCCGGTTCCTGTACGGCACGCCGCGCCGCGACCACGGCGCGGCCATGGCGAGCACCGCGCTGCCGGTGCTGGCGGTCTCGCTGGAGGGCGACTCCCTCGCGCCGCGTGGCTCGGTCGACGACCTCGCCGGCCGGTTCCCGCCGGCCTGCGTCGAGCGGGTCCACCTCGACCCGGAGGCGCAGGGGTTCCCGGAGGCCGACCACCTGCGCTGGGCCCGGCAGCCCGGGCTGGTGCTGCCGGTGCTGACCGGCTGGCTCACCCGAGCGGGCGCACCGACGCCACCCGCCACTCCCCCGCCACCACCCGCAGGTTGA
- the sucB gene encoding 2-oxoglutarate dehydrogenase, E2 component, dihydrolipoamide succinyltransferase — protein sequence MATEVNLPALGESVTEGTVTRWLKQVGDTIAVDEPLLEVSTDKVDTEIPSPVAGTLLEIKANEDDTVEVGAVLAVIGDEGESSGDSSGEASAEPEPEPEAPAEEKAEEPEAAAEPAPAAEEVEKPAAETKPTSGSGTAVTLPALGESVTEGTVTRWLKSVGDEVAVDEPLLEVSTDKVDTEIPSPVAGTLLEIKAEEDETVEVGAELAIIGDADAAPAEKPAEPEPEPEPEPEPEPEPEPEPESKPESKPESKPEPAAPAAKAEPKPEPKSEPAPQAASEPAGEGHGYVTPLVRKLAQQNGVDLSSVTGTGVGGRIRKQDVLEAAQAQKAPAAAPAAAPSGQSAPAAPSVSPSPLRGTTEKVTRLRKIIAERMTTSLHTSAQLTQVVEVDVTNVARLRDQVKGDFLAREGVKLSYLPFFAKAAVDALKQHPKLNATLDTEAGEITYYDRENVAFAVDTEKGLLTPVVKDAGDLSIAGLAKKIADVAERTRTNKIGPDELGGGTFTITNLGSVGALWDTPIINQPQVAILGPGTVVKRPVVIDDPNLGETIAVRHMVYLALTYDHRIVDGADAGRFLQDVKKRLEAGVFDV from the coding sequence TTGGCCACCGAAGTCAACCTCCCGGCACTCGGGGAGTCCGTCACCGAAGGCACCGTCACCCGCTGGCTCAAGCAGGTCGGCGACACGATCGCCGTCGACGAGCCGCTGCTGGAGGTCTCCACCGACAAGGTCGACACGGAGATCCCCTCGCCGGTCGCCGGCACCCTGCTGGAGATCAAGGCGAACGAGGACGACACCGTCGAGGTAGGCGCGGTGCTCGCGGTGATCGGCGACGAGGGCGAGTCCTCCGGGGACTCCTCCGGCGAGGCCTCGGCTGAGCCCGAGCCGGAGCCCGAGGCCCCCGCCGAGGAGAAGGCCGAGGAGCCCGAGGCGGCCGCCGAGCCGGCCCCGGCCGCCGAGGAGGTCGAGAAGCCCGCCGCCGAGACCAAGCCGACAAGCGGCTCCGGCACCGCCGTCACGCTCCCCGCGCTGGGCGAGTCCGTCACCGAGGGCACGGTCACCCGCTGGCTGAAGTCGGTCGGCGACGAGGTCGCCGTCGACGAGCCGCTGCTGGAGGTCTCCACCGACAAGGTCGACACCGAGATCCCCTCGCCGGTCGCCGGCACCCTGCTGGAGATCAAGGCCGAGGAGGACGAGACCGTCGAGGTCGGCGCCGAGCTGGCCATCATCGGCGACGCCGACGCCGCGCCGGCCGAGAAGCCGGCCGAGCCGGAGCCCGAGCCCGAGCCCGAGCCGGAGCCCGAGCCGGAGCCGGAGCCGGAGCCCGAGTCGAAGCCCGAGTCGAAGCCCGAGTCGAAGCCCGAGCCTGCTGCCCCGGCCGCCAAGGCGGAGCCGAAGCCCGAGCCGAAGTCGGAGCCCGCGCCGCAGGCCGCGTCCGAGCCCGCCGGTGAGGGCCACGGCTACGTCACGCCGCTGGTGCGCAAGCTGGCCCAGCAGAACGGCGTCGACCTGTCCTCGGTGACCGGCACCGGCGTCGGTGGCCGGATCCGCAAGCAGGACGTCCTCGAGGCCGCCCAGGCGCAGAAGGCCCCGGCCGCTGCACCCGCCGCCGCGCCGTCCGGCCAGTCGGCCCCCGCCGCCCCGTCGGTCAGCCCGTCGCCGCTGCGGGGCACGACCGAGAAGGTCACCCGGCTGCGCAAGATCATCGCCGAGCGGATGACGACCTCGCTGCACACGTCGGCCCAGCTGACCCAGGTCGTCGAGGTCGACGTCACGAACGTCGCCCGGCTGCGCGACCAGGTCAAGGGCGACTTCCTTGCCCGGGAGGGCGTGAAGCTCTCGTACCTGCCGTTCTTCGCCAAGGCGGCGGTCGACGCGCTCAAGCAGCACCCGAAGCTCAACGCGACGCTCGACACCGAGGCCGGCGAGATCACCTACTACGACCGCGAGAACGTCGCGTTCGCGGTGGACACCGAGAAGGGCCTGCTGACCCCGGTCGTCAAGGACGCCGGCGACCTGTCGATCGCCGGGCTGGCCAAGAAGATCGCGGACGTCGCCGAGCGGACCCGCACCAACAAGATCGGCCCCGACGAGCTCGGCGGCGGCACCTTCACGATCACCAACCTCGGCAGCGTCGGTGCGCTCTGGGACACCCCGATCATCAACCAGCCCCAGGTCGCGATCCTCGGCCCGGGCACTGTCGTCAAGCGCCCGGTCGTCATCGACGACCCGAACCTCGGCGAGACGATCGCGGTGCGCCACATGGTCTACCTCGCGCTGACCTACGACCACCGGATCGTGGACGGCGCGGACGCCGGCCGCTTCCTGCAGGACGTCAAGAAGCGCCTGGAGGCCGGCGTCTTCGACGTCTGA
- a CDS encoding alpha/beta hydrolase-fold protein → MLSRRSVLAGGAAAALAGLAGAAGVHQGVLPGRPWVQERLGLNGEDGVVPDVAPGPVERGSFVSRRRGPTGWAVVRPAGAAATPAVLPLVVALHGLGADHATLLGPAFGLPEFLTDHVARGGAPFAVAAADGGRSYWHPRPDGEDAGAMVTEELLPLLAERGLPTDRIGLLGWSMGGYGALRLGGLLGADRVAGIAAVSPALWTDPDDASPAGFADAAEYSAYSVMDRHHELADIPVRLDCGTGDPFHRAAKEYAEGFPADAGVRAVFEAGGHDTGYWRRMLPAQLTFLGRSLQT, encoded by the coding sequence GTGCTGAGCCGGCGATCGGTCCTCGCAGGCGGGGCCGCCGCGGCCCTGGCCGGGCTGGCCGGGGCGGCCGGGGTCCACCAGGGCGTGCTGCCGGGCCGGCCGTGGGTCCAGGAGCGCCTGGGGCTCAACGGCGAGGACGGCGTCGTCCCCGACGTCGCCCCCGGCCCGGTGGAGCGCGGGTCGTTCGTCTCGCGGCGTCGCGGTCCGACCGGCTGGGCGGTGGTCCGGCCCGCCGGCGCCGCGGCGACCCCGGCGGTACTGCCGCTCGTGGTCGCCCTGCACGGGCTCGGCGCCGACCACGCCACGCTGCTCGGCCCGGCCTTCGGGCTCCCGGAGTTCCTCACCGACCACGTCGCCCGGGGCGGGGCACCGTTCGCGGTCGCGGCGGCCGACGGCGGGCGCAGCTACTGGCATCCCCGGCCCGACGGCGAGGACGCCGGCGCGATGGTGACCGAGGAGCTGCTCCCGCTGCTGGCCGAGCGTGGCCTGCCCACGGACCGGATCGGCCTGCTCGGCTGGTCGATGGGCGGGTACGGCGCGCTGCGCCTCGGCGGCCTGCTCGGCGCGGACCGGGTCGCGGGCATCGCCGCGGTCAGCCCGGCGCTGTGGACCGACCCCGACGACGCCTCCCCGGCCGGGTTCGCGGACGCGGCGGAGTACTCGGCGTACTCGGTGATGGACCGGCACCACGAGCTGGCCGACATCCCGGTCCGGCTGGACTGCGGCACCGGCGACCCGTTCCACCGCGCTGCCAAGGAGTACGCCGAGGGGTTCCCCGCCGACGCCGGGGTCAGGGCGGTCTTCGAGGCGGGCGGCCACGACACCGGCTACTGGCGCCGGATGCTGCCGGCCCAGCTCACCTTCCTCGGGCGTAGTCTCCAGACGTGA
- the lipB gene encoding lipoyl(octanoyl) transferase LipB, whose amino-acid sequence MSELRFDEAGLGADAIEYLAAWELQRDVHARVSEGTQPATVLLLEHPPVFTAGKRTDPHERPADPGGAPVIDVDRGGKITFHGPGQLVGYPIVRLPDHVKVVDYVRRVEEALIATCADLGVVTARVPGRSGVWLRADDRGPERKIAAIGIRVSRGVTMHGFSLNCDVDLDWYARFVPCGIADAGVTSLSRELGRDVPVTEVLPAVRRHLSDLLAWAPYTPTPDYEPRPEPGRTPRIELLTP is encoded by the coding sequence GTGAGTGAGCTGAGGTTCGACGAGGCCGGGCTGGGCGCCGACGCCATCGAGTACCTCGCCGCCTGGGAGCTGCAGCGCGACGTGCACGCCCGGGTCAGCGAGGGCACCCAGCCGGCCACGGTGCTGCTGCTGGAGCACCCGCCGGTCTTCACCGCCGGCAAGCGCACCGACCCCCACGAGCGCCCCGCCGACCCCGGGGGCGCCCCGGTCATCGACGTCGACCGCGGCGGCAAGATCACCTTCCACGGACCGGGCCAGCTGGTCGGCTACCCGATCGTCCGGCTCCCCGACCACGTCAAGGTCGTCGACTACGTGCGCCGCGTCGAGGAGGCGCTGATCGCGACCTGCGCGGACCTCGGCGTCGTCACCGCCCGGGTCCCCGGCCGCAGCGGCGTCTGGTTGCGGGCCGACGACCGCGGCCCGGAGCGCAAGATCGCTGCGATCGGGATCCGGGTCAGCCGGGGCGTGACCATGCACGGCTTCAGCCTCAACTGCGACGTCGACCTGGACTGGTACGCCCGCTTCGTGCCGTGCGGCATCGCCGACGCCGGGGTCACCTCGCTCTCGCGCGAGCTGGGCCGCGACGTGCCGGTCACCGAGGTGCTGCCCGCGGTCCGCCGGCACCTGAGCGACCTGCTGGCCTGGGCGCCGTACACGCCGACGCCCGACTACGAGCCGCGCCCCGAGCCCGGCCGGACCCCGCGCATCGAGCTGCTCACCCCCTGA
- a CDS encoding ABC transporter ATP-binding protein, which yields MSSLVIETRGLRKEFRNRRGRHVAVQGLDLAVPAGGVHGFLGPNGSGKTTTIRMLLGLARATSGSMRLLGEPVPDLLPAVSDRVGAVVESPKFSPNLTGRQNLLLLSRSIGVPDARVEAAVETVGLSGREEDRYKGYSLGMKQRLAIAATLLKEPELLILDEPTNGLDPAGIREIRDTIRDLGAAGVTVLLSSHILAEVQQVCTSATIIGNGRLLASGTVEELLGTGTAYRVAVPDPAAAARVLAAAGLAVAPEPGGTLRVEAADPAQITRTLAEAGIWLTELAHLRPDLETFFLDLTAADALGRDELEAAR from the coding sequence GTGAGCAGTCTGGTGATCGAGACGCGCGGCCTGCGCAAGGAGTTCCGCAACCGCCGGGGCCGCCACGTCGCCGTCCAGGGTCTCGACCTGGCGGTGCCCGCCGGCGGGGTGCACGGCTTCCTGGGCCCCAACGGGTCGGGCAAGACCACGACGATCCGGATGCTGCTCGGCCTGGCCCGGGCCACCAGCGGGTCGATGCGGCTGCTCGGCGAGCCGGTCCCCGACCTGCTGCCGGCTGTCTCCGACCGGGTCGGCGCGGTCGTGGAGTCCCCGAAGTTCTCCCCCAACCTCACCGGCCGGCAGAACCTGCTGCTGCTCTCCCGCTCGATCGGCGTGCCCGACGCCCGGGTGGAGGCTGCTGTCGAGACGGTGGGGCTCTCCGGCCGCGAGGAGGACCGGTACAAGGGCTACAGCCTCGGCATGAAGCAGCGCCTGGCCATCGCCGCGACGCTGCTCAAGGAGCCGGAGCTGCTGATCCTCGACGAGCCGACCAACGGCCTGGACCCGGCCGGCATCCGCGAGATCCGCGACACGATCCGCGACCTCGGCGCCGCCGGGGTGACCGTGCTGCTGAGCTCGCACATCCTCGCGGAGGTCCAGCAGGTCTGCACGTCGGCGACGATCATCGGCAACGGCCGGCTGCTGGCGTCGGGGACCGTCGAGGAGCTGCTCGGCACCGGTACGGCGTACCGCGTGGCCGTGCCGGACCCCGCCGCCGCGGCCCGGGTCCTGGCCGCCGCCGGGCTGGCGGTCGCCCCCGAGCCCGGCGGGACGCTCCGCGTTGAGGCCGCGGACCCGGCGCAGATCACCCGGACGCTCGCGGAGGCAGGGATCTGGCTGACCGAGCTCGCCCACCTGCGCCCGGACCTGGAGACGTTCTTCCTCGACCTCACCGCCGCCGACGCGCTCGGCCGCGACGAGCTGGAGGCGGCCCGATGA